A stretch of DNA from Odocoileus virginianus isolate 20LAN1187 ecotype Illinois chromosome 7, Ovbor_1.2, whole genome shotgun sequence:
GTGCTGTGAAGGCTGCCGAGGAGGGCCTTTCCTGGGCGACAGACACCGgccagccttctgtatggtcgaTGCTGTGTCTCTGCGGTGGGCTGGGGTCCTGGCGAAGATCGGGGTGGCGTGGGGCAGCCGGGCTCTGCCTTGAAGACTCTCCGTGGCCCGTCCATAGGGCCCTAGGTGTGTGGTCTCTGGGGGAGGccgtcctgtgcccactgcacgGGCAGGGCTGACGTCCCCTGTCCGAGTGCCGGCCCAGTGCTGGACGGTGAGCGGGCCTGGTGCTGGGCCCTGGCGGCCGGCCTCCGGCTGTCCCCTGCACTCACCTCTGCACCATGTGTGTGAGCAGCACCGCCTGGTGCCCCCTCTCGTGGCCGGGCGGTCCTGCCCCCTGTCCTTGCCCTGTGGGGCCCGTGGGTTTTAACTCAGCGGGCGGGGGACATGGCCTTCATGCTCTGCGTGGCGCGACATCCTTTCTGGATTTGCGTCTGTGGGACTCACCCGTCCACATTGTCCCACGTCCTGTGTGTCCCAGCGCCGTCGGCCAGAGGGGAGGGAACAGTGTGGGCTCGCCCGGTTAGGGGTCCCAGCGGGTCCTCCTCTGCAGTGGGCGTGAGGCTCCGACGACCCGCACACTGCGGTCGGAGCCCACAGTCCTGGCCCTGCGGTGGCCGGGCCTCTCCTGCTCCCCTGGGCCGCCTTCTGCAGAGAACCTCGGAAGACCGGCTGCACAGCCTACCTGTCTTTCAGGTGGAAATGGCTGCACTTCGCTCTTCATCTTGATATTAATGCTTGGCCATCAATTTTTACTGCTGATCTGATGGGCAGGGCCCAGGGCCGGCCGGCGTCCCCTTGGAGAGGCCCCCCCAGGCTGGGGCCATTGCCCACTGTGTGCACCCCCCATAAGTGGTTCAAGTGGAAAAGTACCTGCACAGGAGACTCGGTCAGACGGCAGGTTGTGCTGTGTACCCAGTGCTCTGGGTCACGGGTAAAGGtgatctgttttttgtttgcctAATTTTCTATTAATTCTCTCACTCCCACCCACACTCAGGAAAACAATGGCTGGAAACAGCTGTCCGAGCTGGGCCCAGACCTGCCAGGATTGGGCGAGACCGAGGTTTCTGTGCCTGCCCTGGGACCTGGGAACATGTGATCTGATTGTGCCGTCTAATCGGGGCGGCCCGAGCACGTGGCAGACGCCGCGCTGTGACCCGGCCCGGCGGGGctgcagccccaccaggctcaGAGCCCCGCTATTCAATAAACGCAGGCCCTTCTTCCAACCATCAAAATTACCTAAAGAGTTTTCCGAAGAGAGAGAACAAATCCAATCAAATCATAACTGTTGTACCTCGTTCCGGAGTTAAGTGTATTTTCTAAACTGTGGGCCTGGTACAGAATCTCCTCCCAGTTTTCATCTATTATCACAATAATTGAGTTTGTCGCTGGAATTAGATTTATCAAATCGCGTTATCCTCTTCAGAAATTGGGTAGGTAGCCTGGCAGGGCGCGGCGGAGTTAATCCGCTTTGCTGAAGGCCCTGGTGGCTCCGTGCGGCGGGCGGCTGCGGCTCAGACATCTTCCTGTCACCCCGGACACCGTGTAATTTCTCCTCGATCCCTTGTGCAAATAATGACATTTGAATCGAGCATTAACAGgcttaattactttaaaattgtcattttaatttacaCTGATATAGTATTGATCACACAAGCAGAGATTAAGCTGTTCAGTGGAGCGGATGATGGGGAATTAAGAAGTAAAGGGCCCCCCAGGGGCCGCGCGCTGCCCAGCGAGTGCGGAAGAGGGATGATGCTGGTCGGTAATGAACTGGCGGCATGCGGGGACATGAATCTCGGGCTCcgggaaaagtggaaataatggGGTTTGGGCGGCATTTGCAGGTTATTCATTCGCTGCCATGCACCAATTCTCCGGTGATTCATCCgcctcaccaacatttatttaTCCAGCAAATTCCGCGCTCTGACCTTTTGGCTGGGCGCATCGACCAGAAGTTGGAGCGGAGATCTTTCAGGTGTAACTTTTGTGTGTTATGCTTTCATATGTCTCGGTCCAGCCCACAGAAGCCTCGGGTTTCGGTGACACTCTCGTGTCCAGGTGGTGCGGTGACCGACAGTGGGAGGGTGGGCCAGGTAGGTGTCACTGGCACCATTCAGATGAGAAGACCTGGGGGTCTCACCCGTTTCCCGGGAAATCGCAGCCCTTTGCCTCATTCAGGTTCATCTCCCAAGTTTTCCAGCAGTCAGAGTGGCCCCCGCCGCTGGTCCAGGCACTGCAGGGGGAGACTATGTGTAAATGGAGCTGAGACCTCCCCTTCCAGAGGGAGCACGTGGACAGACTCCTCCCGCCCAGGTCGGAGCACTTCAAATAGCTTAACCTCAGACCGTTTCCCTCTGAGGAGGTTACGTAATAAAAACTCAGCGTGATTGATTTTATGGCTCAACAGGGAAAAATGGAATTCCCGGTCGCTGTCCTAATGGCTTATTGTAAGCAGCGACACAGGGTTAATCAGAGCGTGATGGGGGCGGGGGACGGATGCTGCTCCCACAGCAGGAGGGCTCGGATTCCACGGGGCGTGGGGGCCACGGCGTCTCTCCTCGGGGTGACCTCAAAGCGCACTCTCCGGTTCGCTTGTCCTGCCGGCCTTGCGTGTCTTCCCCCGGGAGGCCTTACCTCACGGCAGCATGTGCTGGGCTGAGCGCTGTGATTTCTGCAGAAACAGCCGCGCTGAGGTGTCCCCCGCTCTGCTGCCTTCACTGGGCACCTTCTGTTTGCCAGGGTTGTTTGGAAGTGTTTCCACGACCCCAGTCTTTAAGGCTGGGGACCTGGGGACAGAAAGGCCCAGAGACACTAGTGACCAGACCTGGCAGGCAGTCTAGAGGGTCACAGGCACGGCCCCCACGGCCCCACCTGAGGCCCTCTGTGGCCAGGCAGGTAGGCAAAAAGAGcgaacacacacacgtgtgttgttctttttgaaaagtatttagttcatttggctgcgccaggtcctGGTTGCAccacacaggatcttcagtctgTGCTGTGGCATAGGAGGTCCAGACGctggaccagggatgaaaccgGCCCCCTGCACtcggagcacggagtcttagccactcgacCGCAGGGAAGTCACACGTGTTCTGAACCTCGCACCTTCAGACCTGCCGGTGCATCCGTCCAGAGGACAGGATGGCGACCCGGGTTCATTCTTGACAGGATGCCGCCCAAGGACACTGCTGGGACGGGTGGCCATGCTCCGACCCGCCTGCTGGCTTCAGGAGTGGGGGGCGGCCTCTGGTCGGGGGCTGTGGGAGGGCTCCCCTGGCTGGGGCGGAACTGCGTGCTGCACTTTGAGATGTCGCAGCGTGGGGGTGGTGGGCTTGCAGTGCTGGGGTCTTCCCATGAGCCCCGGGGGCCTGTTCACATTCCACGTGCCTTCCCGCGGTGGGGGTGGCGTTTGCAGGCTGCACCCCAGCTAGTGGCTCCCTGAGCGTTCAGTGTTGCCTGCGCACAGGCGGCCCTCAcagcccccagcagcccctccctccctccctgcagtcTCTCTAGCACCTAAGTCCCCAGACCGTCCAGACCACCCAGCAGACCCAGGATCACAAGCCTCCCCCTGAGAACCTCACGGCCGCACCGCCTAGGCCTGGAGCTGCTGCTCCCTGACCTGCCTTCGGGCCCCGGGCCCCGTGTCCCCCCCACACCGGCATTGCCCCCACCACCTCCAGACCCTTGCCCATGTGGTTCTGCCACTGGGGGTCAGCTCTGACCAGCGGGCAGCAGGACACGTGGGCCCTGGTCACCAAGGAGTGGGCGCGCCTGGGCCACGTGTTCCTGTCCCAGACTGCCGCGGGCATCGGGCTCGTGGCTGGGACTTGGCGTCCCCCGCGGCCTCCCAGCAGGGAGCATCCCACCAACGCCACCGGCCTTCCCCATCAGCAAACATAGGCCGCTGTTTCCTCCTTCCTGGAAAGATGCTCCTGACCTCCTCTCCCCCAGGCCCTAGGAAAACACGGCTTCTCTTACTGCCCTCTCAAAGGACACGGAGCTGAGTGGGGCCAGGGCCGTAGCGCAGGCCTCCCTGAGCCTTGGTCAGCAGGTCCCACCCGTGTCGGGGTCGGGGGCCTTTCTGGGCTGGCCCGAGGAGCAAGCAGGGAGGAGGGGCCTGTCTTTCATGTtgtggccccgccccgcccccgtgATGTGGGCGTGGGTGCGGGAGAGCCTCTTCTGGGTGGGGCCTGGCGGAGGGGCGGAGCTCCTGCAAGCGAGGTGCACACAGGTGGGCGGCCAGGCTGGCCCTGGAGCAGAGTGGGCGCCTGTCCTGGCCGAGCGCCTCCCGGCCCGCTGCGCCTCGGTGTAACGTGTGGGGCCCCTCTGTCCCCCACCCTGGGGGGCCCCGGGTGACGACGCTGTCAGGGGGGTTCTCACCTCTCATCGGGCTGGAGGGCCACTGATCCAGCTCCGCCCGGCGCCCGGGGAGGCAGATCCCCGCGACCACCTCCCCAGACGGGAGGAGCTGGTGCAGGAGGTGAGCTCCGGCTTCTGCTCCGGAACCGAGGTCTGAGCCCCCTGTGCTGATCGGCCGGAAGGCGGCCGGGGAGGAAGCCGGGCTTGAGCCCGGTGTGGCGGGGGACAGTCGGGCCGGGTCGGCCCCGGCGCGGAAGGCGGAGGCGGAGCACGGCAGTGGGAGCTGGCGGCGCCCTGACCCCAGGGGGACCGCGGAGGACCCTCTGCGCCTTCCTGACGCCTGCGCGGCCCCTCGCAGGCCTCGAGGGCGGGTTGGACCAAGCGCCCCCACCAGGGAGAGCCTGTGCGCGCGCCCAGTCTCGAGGCTGGAGACTTCAAAGCGGAAGACCCAGAGCGTGCACGCAGGCGGCCCGCAGAAAGCGTGAGAGCGTCTGGAAGGACGCGGGGCGCGCGGAGGTGAGCGCCCGCCATGTGGTCGCGCGGATGTGGCCGAGGGGATGCCATTCTGAAGagaaaacagtgacagtttcCCAACAGATGAGCAACAAATACACACATTCAGGGAGATAAATCGGGGCCCAGAGAGGTCACAGCAAAACGGAACGGAGCCCTGGACCAAGGGGCCCCTTGGAAAGCGGCCGTGGGGAAGACGGGTCCCCGAGAGGGGCCGTGGTGACCGTGATGCTGAGGGCCATCTCCCAGGCTGTGGCCACGCCTCGAGGGAGAGGCCAGCGGAGAGTCCCGCGTCCAGGATGGAGGCCGAAACCAACCGGAAAGGAGTCGGCTGCAGCGGGCCGGTCCAAAGGGACACATCCTGAAGGACGTTCTCCTCGAGGGAGGGGGAGGCCGCCAGAAGGCAGCGGACACTGTGGGCGGGAAGGACGGGGCAGGGAGCGCAGGCCTGGGGAGGGCGGGCGTGGCGGGGTGAGCGGTGGGGAGACGGCGCGAGACCCTCTATCAGCAGGGGATGGCGGTGCCCCACGACTGCCAGGGCGAGGGTGGCTGAGGGGCCGGGGCCGTGAGCCGTGCCCTCTGCGGGTGCTGCTGCGGTAGCATCTCTGTGGAATGGGGGCGGAGTTAGGTTATTCGAAACAGAAGTAGATGGCAGTTTCCCAGTGGGGTTGAAGTTTGAGAATCGGTTAAACCTTCCTCGTAGCGTTTACCGCGCAGGCGTCTCCACGGCGCACGCGTCTTGTAAACAGCGTAGCCCAGTGCTGGGGGCCCTGTGACACGTTTTCCCTTAacggtcctctgtccatgatgcGCATAGCCTGTTTCTCCAGAACACTCATTAAGAACGAAATTCTAATTGAAAAGCTAATGATTTTCAGAAGACGAAAGATGAAGTCAGAGCTGCTTTAATTACAATGCAAACTCTCTGGGTAATTTAATTGGCATAAAAGTTTATCGATTTGCTTCGCTGATCATTTAGACATGGGGAATATGACAACGAATCTCATAAACAAGATTAGGCATTTTaagtctgatgtttttctttgcttattatcCAAGCTTTCTGTTTGCAAAAAGTATTGCTGAAAAGAGCATTCATATTGCAAAGGACTCTCCTcttgagaggatgagatggtgataGGGGTTCAAGGTGGTCTGGGGGTGCTCACCGAGGGGCTCCGGGTCTGCAGTGTTCCGCCACCAGGGAGGGAATTCTCTTGTGGACAGGTTTACTCTCCCACCCACGGCCGGGCGGCGGCCCCTGTAACCTGTTATGTCAGGCGGAGTCAGGAGCCTTTCCTTCTGAAAAGGAAGGTCCAAGATACTGTGCTGAGCGAGGCGAGTGAGTCTGCGGGGGGCGGGCTGGGCCATGGACGGGACAGGTGAGGTGTCCCCAGGTGCTGCGTGGGTCTGGGGAGTCCCGAGTCCCTTGCCTGGGCCACGGGCTGCGAGGAGTCCCTCAAGCTGGAACTTCCTGCATGTCACCCCTGCCCCCGAGCTGGGCCCAGGGTCAACGCCCCTTCCCAAGCCCTCAGTGTCCCGCCACCCTGGAGACTCGGCTCCAGGACACCTCCTGCCCTGCCTCTTCCCCACCGTGCCCGACCCCCGCTGACCCCTGCGTGTCCCTGAGGACCGCCCGTCACCGCTGCCCACCGCCCGACCCCTGGGCCCTCACCGACCCTGCCCTTTGCCCTGGCTCTGGTTCTCCCGGGAGTGCAGCACCTTTGCTGAGGACTCTGCACACGGCAATCACTGCATTTACAATCGGGGCCAAACCTCTGTCCTGGACTCCAGGCCTGCCACCCCTGGGAGGCATCTTGGGGCCATTTCAGCCTCAGCTCGTCCAAGGCTGGACGCCTCCTCTCTGAGCCGTCCCCACCTCAGGCCTGGACTCGTCGCCCAGGCCCTGTCTGTTCTCAGGACATCCCAGGGATGGTGCCCCTGCTCAGAAGCTGGCCTTCCGTCCAGAGTCCCGGTCACCGTCCCAGGCCTCACCCCACCCGCAGGCTCTCAGGCCGGACTCCTCACTGCCCAAGGGGGCCCTGGAGGTTTGCAGGGCGGGCGCCCTGGCAGGGCTGTCCTGGTCTGAGGGGGCCTTGCCCAGGCAGGTTGGGACCAGTGTCCCTGCAGTTTGGGGATCCAGTAATGTGCCCTCTCCGTGGCCCATGTCTGCAGGGCCTGGTGACATGTCAGCCTCCTTGCCGCAGTGATCAGACATGTCAACGGCGCA
This window harbors:
- the LOC139035941 gene encoding uncharacterized protein, whose protein sequence is MSDHCGKEADMSPGPADMGHGEGTLLDPQTAGTLVPTCLGKAPSDQDSPARAPALQTSRAPLGSEESGLRACGWESSAKVLHSRENQSQGKGQGRDATAAAPAEGTAHGPGPSATLALAVVGHRHPLLIEGLAPSPHRSPRHARPPQACAPCPVLPAHSVRCLLAASPSLEENVLQDVSLWTGPLQPTPFRLVSASILDAGLSAGLSLEAWPQPGRWPSASRSPRPLSGTRLPHGRFPRGPLVQGSVPFCCDLSGPRFISLNVCICCSSVGKLSLFSLQNGIPSATSARPHGGRSPPRAPRPSRRSHAFCGPPACTLWVFRFEVSSLETGRAHRLSLVGALGPTRPRGLRGAAQASGRRRGSSAVPLGSGRRQLPLPCSASAFRAGADPARLSPATPGSSPASSPAAFRPISTGGSDLGSGAEAGAHLLHQLLPSGEVVAGICLPGRRAELDQWPSSPMRGPQP